A portion of the Manihot esculenta cultivar AM560-2 chromosome 2, M.esculenta_v8, whole genome shotgun sequence genome contains these proteins:
- the LOC110609215 gene encoding putative transcription elongation factor SPT5 homolog 1 isoform X2 translates to MCLRVISSISSFNYNNFIVDTGADLPDDDDSRRVHRRPLLPREDDQEDVEALERSIQARYARSSHTEYDEETTDVEQQALLPSVRDPKLWMVKCAIGRERETAVCLMQKYIDKGSELQIRSAIALDHLKNYIYIEADKEAHVREACKGLRNIYAQKIMLVPIKEMTDVLSVESKAIDLARDTWVRMKIGTYKGDLAKVVDVDNVRQRVTVKLIPRIDLQALANKMEGREVVKRKAFVPPPRFMNVDEARELHIRVERRRDPMTGDYFENIGGMLFKDGFLYKTVSMKSISPQNISPTFDELEKFQKPGENGDSDMGGFSTLFANRKKGHFVKGDSVIVVKGDLKNLKGWVEKVDEENVHIRPEMKDLPRTIAVNEKELCKYFEPGNHVKVVSGTQEGATGMVVKVEQHVLIILSDTTKEHIRVFADDVVESSEVTTGVTKIGEYELHDLVLLDNMSFGIIIRVEIEAFQVLKGVPERPEVALVRLREIKCKIEKKFNVQDRYKNTISAKDVVRIIDGPCKGKQGPVEHIYRGVLFIYDRHHLEHAGFICVKSHSCIVVGGTRATGDRNGDPYSRFGSLKSPARMPPSPRRFPRGGPPFESGGRNRGGRGGHDALVGTTVKIRQGPFKGYRGRVVEIKGQSVRVELESQMKVILVDRTNISDNVVVSTKYRDSSRYGMGSETPMHPSRTPMHPYMTPMRDAGATPIHDGMRTPMRDRAWNPYAPMSPPRDNWEEGNPASWGTSPQYQAGSPPSRAYEAPTPSGSYSEAGTPRDSSFTYGNAPSPYLPSTPGGQPTTPSSAAYLPGTPGGQPMTPGTGGLDIMSPVMGGDNEGPWFMPDILVNVRKAADESSVGVIREVLPDGSCRVVLGANGNGETITALPNEMEIVVPRKSDKIKIMGGAHRGATGKLIGVDGTDGIVKVDDTLDVKILDMVILAKLAHS, encoded by the exons ATGTGCTTACGGGTTATTAGTTCAATTTCTTCATTCAACTATAATA ATTTTATAGTTGATACTGGGGCTGATCTGCCTGATGACGATGATAGTAGACGGGTTCATCGTAGGCCATTGCTTCCTCGGGAGGATGACCAAGAAGATGTTGAAGCTCTTGAGAGAAGCATTCAAGCCAGGTATGCAAGATCAAGTCACACAGAATATGATGAAGAGACTACAGATGTGGAGCAACAAGCTCTTCTACCATCTGTCCGGGATCCAAAGTTATGGATGGTGAAATGTGCG ATTGGTCGTGAGAGGGAAACAGCCGTTTGCCTAATGCAAAAGTATATTGATAAAGGATCTGAGTTGCAAATCAGGTCTGCTATTGCTCTTGATCATCTCAAAAACTATATTTATATCGAAGCAGACAAGGAAGCCCATGTGAGGGAG GCTTGTAAAGGTCTACGCAATATATATGCCCAGAAAATAATGCTTGTCCCAATTAAAGAAATGACTGATGTTCTTTCAGTTGAAAGTAAAGCTATAGATCTCGCAAGGGATACTTGGGTCAGAATGAAGATTGGGACTTACAAAGGGGACCTTGCTAAA GTGGTAGATGTGGATAATGTGCGGCAAAGAGTTACAGTGAAGTTAATTCCAAGGATTGACTTGCAGGCTCTTGCGAATAAGATG GAGGGCAGAGAGGTAGTAAAAAGGAAGGCATTTGTTCCCCCACCTCGTTTTATGAATGTTGATGAAGCTAG AGAACTGCACATTCGAGTAGAACGAAGAAGGGATCCTATGACTGGTGATTATTTTGAAAACATTGGTGGCATGTTGTTTAAAGATGGGTTCTTGTACAAAACTGTTTCGATGAAATCAATTAGTCCTCAGAATATCAGTCCAACTTTTGATGAACTTGAGAAGTTCCAAAAACCTGGAGAGAATGGAGACAGTGATATGGGTGGTTTTTCTACCTTATTTGCAAATAGAAAGAAGGGCCACTTTGTGAAAGGTGATTCTGTTATTGTTGTCAAGGGAGATTTGAAAAACCTTAAGGGATGGGTGGAGAAAGTTGATGAAGAAAATGTTCATATCAGACCAGAAATGAAGGACCTTCCT AGAACTATTGCAGTGAATGAAAAGGAGCTGTGCAAGTATTTTGAACCGGGTAATCATGTGAAGGTTGTCTCTGGTACCCAGGAAGGTGCAACTGGTATGGTAGTTAAGGTGGAGCAGCATGTGCTGATCATTCTTTCTGATACAACTAAGGAACAT ATTCGTGTTTTTGCTGATGATGTTGTGGAAAGCTCTGAGGTTACTACTGGTGTGACCAAAATTGGAGAATATGAGCTTCATGATCTTGTGCTACTGGA TAATATGAGCTTTGGAATAATTATACGTGTAGAAATTGAAGCTTTTCAG GTTCTTAAGGGGGTTCCAGAAAGACCTGAGGTGGCTCTTGTTAGATTGAGAGAGATCAAGTGCaagattgaaaagaaatttaatgTCCAAGATCGGTACAAGAATACTATATCAGCTAAGGATGTTGTTAGAATCATTGATGGTCCTTGTAAA GGGAAACAAGGTCCTGTAGAGCACATATACAGAGGAGTCTTATTCATCTATGATCGCCATCACCTTGAACATGCTGGATTTATCTGTGTTAAATCTCATTCTTGCATTGTTGTGGGAGGGACACGAGCCACTGGAGATAGAAAT GGTGATCCCTATTCAAGGTTTGGTAGTTTGAAATCTCCTGCTCGTATGCCTCCATCACCAAGGAGATTTCCAAGAGGAGGTCCTCCATTTGAGT CTGGAGGAAGGAATAGGGGTGGAAGAGGAGGACATGATGCTTTGGTTGGGACCACAGTAAAGATACGCCAAGGTCCTTTCAAGGGCTATCGAGGGCGGGTTGTAGAAATCAAGGGTCAATCTGTTCGAGTTGAGTTAGAGTCTCAAATGAAAGTTATTTTAG TTGATCGCACAAATATTTCCGACAATGTAGTTGTATCCACAAAATACCG TGATTCATCTCGGTATGGCATGGGAAGTGAAACTCCTATGCATCCTTCTCGGACTCCAATGCACCCATATATGACTCCAATGAGAGATGCTGGAG CAACGCCTATTCATGATGGCATGAGGACACCTATGCGTGACCGAGCATGGAATCCTTATGCACCAATGAGTCCTCCTAG GGATAATTGGGAAGAAGGGAATCCTGCTTCTTGGGGAACCAGTCCACAGTATCAG GCAGGAAGCCCACCTTCTCGGGCATATGAAGCTCCAACTCCTAGTGGTAGTTATAGTGAAGCTGGAACACCAAGGGATAGCAGTTTTACCTATG GCAATGCTCCAAGTCCATACCTGCCATCAACTCCTGGTGGGCAGCCTACAACTCCAAGCTCTGCAGCCTACCTTCCTGGCACTCCTGGGGGGCAGCCAATGACACCTGGAACTGGCGGTCTTGACATCATGTCTCCTGTTATGG GAGGGGACAACGAAGGTCCTTGGTTCATGCCAGACATATTGGTTAATGTACGGAAGGCTGCGGATGAATCTTCTGTTGGTGTTATCAGGGAGGTGCTTCCA GATGGATCCTGTAGAGTAGTCCTTGGGGCAAATGGCAATGGGGAAACGATCACGGCACTGCCTAACGAAATGGAGATAGTGGTACCAAGGAAATCAGATAAGATCAAGATCATGGGTGGTGCACATCGTGGTGCTACTGGGAAGTTAATTGGTGTAGATGGTACTGACGGAATTGTAAAAGTAGATGACACTCTTGATGTTAAGATATTAGACATGGTTATACTGGCAAAGTTGGCACACTCATGA